A region of Massilia sp. KIM DNA encodes the following proteins:
- a CDS encoding YbhB/YbcL family Raf kinase inhibitor-like protein, translated as MKIWSDSFTDGGEIPPQCAFAVIDADTHVKLSSNRNPHLAWDEVPAGTESLVLICHDPDVPSEGTDVNKEGRTVAASLPRVDFFHWTLVDIPVCLKSLAEGMFSDMVTPHGKPGPLVPFTIKNGTEHQLRHGVNDYTGWFASDPDMAGEFYGYDGPCPPWNDERVHTYIFTLYALDIPRLPLDGRFSGPEARLAIQGHILDEARIFGTYSLNPEVVSDELK; from the coding sequence ATGAAGATCTGGAGCGATTCCTTTACCGATGGGGGGGAGATCCCGCCCCAATGCGCGTTCGCGGTCATCGACGCCGATACGCACGTCAAGCTGTCCAGCAACCGTAATCCGCACCTCGCCTGGGACGAGGTGCCGGCCGGCACCGAGTCGCTGGTGCTGATCTGCCACGACCCCGACGTCCCCTCCGAGGGCACGGATGTCAACAAGGAGGGACGCACGGTGGCGGCCTCGCTGCCGCGCGTGGATTTCTTTCACTGGACCCTGGTCGACATCCCCGTCTGCCTGAAGTCGCTGGCGGAAGGCATGTTCTCGGACATGGTCACGCCGCACGGCAAGCCGGGGCCCCTGGTGCCCTTCACGATCAAGAACGGCACCGAGCACCAGTTGCGTCATGGGGTGAACGATTACACCGGCTGGTTCGCGAGCGACCCCGACATGGCGGGCGAGTTCTACGGCTACGACGGGCCGTGCCCACCCTGGAACGACGAACGCGTGCATACTTATATCTTCACGCTGTACGCGCTCGACATTCCGCGCCTGCCGCTGGACGGGCGTTTCAGCGGTCCGGAGGCGCGGCTGGCGATCCAGGGGCATATCCTCGACGAAGCGCGCATCTTCGGCACGTATTCGCTGAATCCCGAAGTCGTATCCGACGAGCTCAAGTAA
- the dtd gene encoding D-aminoacyl-tRNA deacylase — protein MIGLLQRVSEAAVRVDGQTVGAIGPGLMVLVCAEKGDTEREAEALLAKLLTYRVFPDEAGKMNRSLVDVGGGLLLVPQFTLAADTRSGTRPSFSPAAAPEDGRRLFEHVVRQARASHGIVETGQFGADMKVSLINDGPVTIWLRIDPVGTSR, from the coding sequence ATGATCGGCCTGCTGCAACGCGTGAGCGAGGCCGCGGTGCGCGTCGACGGCCAGACCGTCGGCGCCATCGGCCCCGGCCTGATGGTGCTGGTGTGCGCCGAGAAGGGCGACACCGAGCGCGAGGCCGAGGCCCTGCTGGCCAAACTGCTGACTTACCGCGTGTTCCCGGACGAGGCGGGCAAGATGAACCGCAGCCTGGTCGACGTCGGCGGCGGCCTGCTGCTGGTGCCGCAGTTCACGCTGGCGGCCGACACCCGGTCCGGCACGCGCCCCTCGTTCTCGCCGGCCGCCGCGCCGGAAGACGGGCGCCGCCTGTTCGAGCATGTCGTGCGCCAGGCGCGCGCGTCTCATGGCATTGTCGAGACCGGCCAATTCGGCGCCGACATGAAAGTCTCCCTGATCAACGACGGTCCTGTCACTATCTGGCTAAGGATTGATCCAGTCGGGACTTCGCGCTGA